One region of Endozoicomonas sp. Mp262 genomic DNA includes:
- a CDS encoding Ig-like domain-containing protein encodes MTIGINDLNDAPVATADTETGHENQILTLDVLANDTDEDHNDNTANLSLDNVQIVDGDGNPVSGQGTVSIVNNQLQFVPGSDFDSLSTGESTTVTVRYVVSDNEGATSESTASITLTGTNDDPVAHADTQTIQENETLTLDVLANDTDVDHNDSSANFSLDSVQIVDGDGNPVSGQGTVSIVNNQLQFVPGNDFDSLVNGETATVTVRYVMSDNDGATSESTATLTVTGSNDAPLVANQSFNVNENVDTDGSFVVGTVAASDVDAGQSKAYTITAGNDDSKFAIDSTTGEITVVGGLDHEVADSYNLTVQVADDGSPSLSDTATITIGVNDLNEAPVDIALAADAGVKPATPEVQASWEFDNNYNSESGENSFSGSSPAFIAGPNSRFSNAITFDGSASDFKVPLDVSETAYTVSFWFKADNAGGLLQIQSSAHTSHDRNIFLNANGTISSRLWSEETVTSTPGEDYNDGQWHHVAHTFGGSVGGQVLYVDGSEVASGSKVSSNFTSQSHLRLGYSTSGNTYLDGAIAGLQVFDEAVTGSQIPDLMAGVAGADAIINESSTTAVSIGALTVSDQDNTAEAFGQHTYTVSDSRFEVAAGELRLKAGQALDYETEPTISVNVTATDENGSGFSFSKNFTIQVRDNNDVPIASADTQTIHENETLTLDVLANDTDEDHSDTTANFSLDSVQIVDGDGNPVSGQGTVSIVNNQLQFVPGSDFDSLATGETATVTVRYVMSDNEGATSESTATITVTGTNDAPVASADIQTIHENETLTLDVLANDMDEDHNDSTANFSLDSVQIVDGDGNPVNGQGTVSIINNQLQFVPGSDFDSLATGETETVTVRYIMSDDEGATSESTATLTATGTNDAPVASVDTQTIHENETLTLDVLANDTDGDHNDNTANFSLDSVQIVDGDGNPVSGQGTVSIVNNQLQFVPGSDFDSLATGETATVTVRYIMSDDEGATSESTATFTVTGTNDDPIARADTEATQENETLTLDVLANDTDEDHSDTTANFSLDSVQIVDGDGNPVSGQGAVSIVNNQLQFVPGSDFDSLATGETATVIVRYVMSDNEGSTSESTATITVTGTNDAPVASADTQTIHENETLTLNVLANDTDKDHNDSAANFSLDSVQIVDSDGNSVSGQGTVSVVNNQLQFVPGSDFDSLATGETATVIVRYVMSDNEGATSESTATITVTGTNDAPVASADTQTIHENETLTLDVLANDTDEDHSDTTANFSLDSVQIVDGDGNPVSGQGTVSVVNNQLQFVPGSDFDSLATGETATVIVRYVMSDNEGATSESTATITVTGTNDAPVASADTQTIHENETLTLDVLANDTDEDHSDTTANFSLDSVQIVDGDGNPVSGQGTVSIVNNQLQFVPGSDFDSLATGETATVTVRYVMSDNEGATSESTATITVTGTNDAPVASADTQTIHENETLTLDVLANDTDADHNDNTANFSLDSVQIVDGDGNPVSGQGTVSIVNNQLQFVPGSDFDSLATGETATVIVRYVMSDNEGATSESTATITVTGTNDAPVARADTQTIHENETLTLDVLENDTDEDHNDNTANFSLDSVQIVDGDGNPVSGQGTVSIVNNQLQFVPGSDFDSLATGETATVTVRYVMSDNEGATSESTATITVTGTNDAPVASADTQTIHENETLTLDVLANDTDEDHNDNTANFSLESVQIVDGDGNPVSGQGTVSIVNNQLQFVPGSDFDSLATGETVMVTVRYAMSDNEGATSESTATITVTGTNDAPMASNNSFTLEEDNSYTFSVTDFGFSDVDGDSLHSVTISQIPATGELKLNGLVVSDGQEVAAADISSLVFTPVVNAHGDDYADIQFTVSDGTINSAIQTLTFDVSSVNDGPIALADGNITNPTIPILTSNTDQGFVVSASGEVNNYYEAYKAFDGVDASSANNTNSWAVAGNSGWLQVYTGEPITIWRYDLKAIGRDQGREPRDWQLLGSNDGVNFEVIDSHNSVTDWSLREVKDFELDEPATFRYFKLDISSNNGDGYTGIDGFQLFQVATADEGDSLALDVLANDIDVDIDDGPANFSLDSAEIVDADGNAVTGQGTVSIVNNQLQFDSGSDFDYLGAGDNATVQIRYTMSDNEGASSSVETTIAVNGTNDVPVASVDVATSHENQNLTVNVLANDTDMDHNDSSANFSLDSVQIVDGDGNPVSGQGTVSVVNNQLQFVPGSDFDSLDTGESATVIVRYVMSDNEGATSESTATITVTGTNDTPVASADTQTIHENETLTLDVLANDTDLDHNDGSANFTLDSVQVVDGDGNPATGQGSVRIVNNQLQFVPGSDFDSLGTGETATVTVRYVMSDNEGATSESTVTLTVTGTNDAPEIGTMAYTLEEDGSLLLTAADLLATSHDVDNLEQEQVGSALISRANTDSASGYSFVQLDPISMEGIVESWSFYSSSGAGKQVTPLLIEEVGGEYFIRGIGATRVNTAEGIQSHDFDLVSGTTEVGSGNFYIGWKDGSTTSNNSGVIEGDIASGTTSSFVRWFSTNGSTISSDMNLGGGSFGYRDYSIQFTISSVEPVDELSIESVSYSGSDGMLIDNGDGTWRFTPNEHFNGDVDLQITVTDGSLSNTAAATLSVTPVNDAPDVSGPVNVTTPEAVSTVVVTEALLLSNTGDVDGDTLSVQDVSINGITAHRHDFQSSLAAGSGGGVTINGDTLTLAGGAAGVENVVLIDTTGGGTKGSDLHLDFTVTPTSQQGTRNNFIVFDYVDANNYKAIGSFDGDETSRWVIDQYINGSATSLASYDSTDNSSLDTSRHYEIDITNNRISLTVDGVEKVAHQFSENVSDGDLGVMNTGTAVTEYTLNGADWDIYPDNEHAVYDNNDGTWTIRTGDDLSGDLTLNYNVSDGIELTAATAVVPITRPEHTIDLSSDSNITNDVLPQETTASGDSLTVTSVEGQAVSISGNTTITGEYGSLIMAADGSWTYTPDAAFNNIDLDSNLMARWTFDEGTGSTVADSSNGGSVSDDGTLDGATFVEGVSGSALSFDGIDDKVTIVSSADINTYSGTSAEDNIVSSDLTERTINLSFKIDPSNDLSSTQVLYEEGGAINGLGESLILTTTKHCHLSLGMV; translated from the coding sequence ATCACTATTGGGATTAATGACCTGAATGATGCTCCAGTGGCCACTGCTGATACCGAAACAGGCCATGAGAACCAGATACTAACCCTTGACGTTCTGGCTAACGATACCGATGAGGATCATAACGATAACACGGCTAATTTAAGCCTGGATAATGTGCAGATTGTTGATGGCGATGGAAATCCGGTCAGTGGACAAGGCACGGTCAGTATCGTCAATAACCAATTACAGTTTGTGCCGGGTAGTGATTTTGACAGTCTGTCTACGGGCGAAAGTACGACGGTGACTGTGCGTTATGTGGTGTCTGATAATGAGGGAGCGACCTCCGAGTCCACAGCCTCTATTACACTCACCGGCACCAATGATGATCCGGTAGCCCATGCGGATACGCAAACCATTCAAGAAAATGAAACCCTCACCCTGGATGTGCTGGCTAATGACACGGACGTAGATCATAACGATAGTTCTGCCAACTTTAGTCTGGACAGTGTGCAGATTGTTGATGGTGATGGAAACCCAGTCAGCGGCCAGGGCACGGTCAGTATCGTTAATAACCAATTACAGTTTGTGCCAGGTAATGATTTTGACAGCTTGGTCAATGGTGAAACGGCAACTGTTACTGTACGTTATGTAATGTCCGATAACGATGGAGCCACATCAGAGTCTACGGCCACTCTCACGGTAACTGGTAGCAACGATGCCCCATTAGTCGCGAACCAAAGCTTTAATGTAAATGAAAATGTGGATACGGATGGTTCGTTCGTTGTGGGTACAGTCGCAGCCAGTGATGTGGATGCTGGTCAGAGCAAAGCCTATACCATTACCGCAGGTAATGATGATAGTAAGTTCGCGATTGATAGCACCACGGGTGAAATCACAGTGGTGGGTGGACTCGATCATGAGGTTGCGGATAGTTATAACCTGACCGTACAGGTCGCTGATGATGGCAGTCCTTCGTTAAGCGATACGGCCACCATCACCATTGGTGTTAATGACCTGAACGAAGCACCGGTAGATATTGCTTTGGCAGCGGATGCGGGAGTAAAGCCTGCAACACCTGAAGTTCAGGCGAGCTGGGAGTTTGATAATAATTACAACAGTGAAAGCGGTGAAAACAGTTTTTCTGGATCTTCTCCAGCATTCATAGCAGGACCCAATAGTCGTTTTAGCAATGCAATCACTTTTGATGGTTCTGCCAGTGATTTTAAAGTGCCTCTGGATGTGTCTGAAACAGCTTATACCGTTTCGTTCTGGTTTAAAGCAGATAATGCTGGTGGGTTGTTGCAAATCCAGAGTAGTGCCCATACTTCTCATGACCGCAATATTTTCCTGAATGCTAATGGCACAATCTCTTCGCGGCTCTGGAGTGAGGAAACGGTTACCAGTACACCAGGAGAAGACTATAACGATGGTCAGTGGCACCATGTGGCCCATACCTTTGGTGGTTCTGTGGGTGGGCAGGTGCTGTATGTGGATGGTAGCGAGGTGGCCAGTGGTTCTAAAGTATCTTCTAATTTCACAAGTCAGAGCCACTTAAGGCTTGGCTATTCAACATCTGGTAATACTTATTTAGACGGTGCTATTGCTGGCCTACAAGTCTTTGATGAAGCTGTTACAGGTAGCCAGATTCCAGATTTGATGGCTGGTGTTGCAGGTGCAGATGCCATTATTAATGAAAGCAGCACAACGGCAGTGTCAATTGGTGCTCTGACAGTATCAGATCAGGATAATACCGCTGAGGCCTTTGGCCAGCATACTTATACAGTTTCTGATAGTCGTTTTGAAGTAGCGGCAGGAGAGTTAAGGCTAAAAGCAGGACAGGCACTTGATTATGAAACAGAGCCAACAATATCTGTCAATGTTACAGCTACAGATGAAAATGGTAGTGGCTTTTCTTTCAGTAAAAATTTTACCATTCAAGTGCGGGATAATAATGATGTACCGATCGCCAGTGCAGATACCCAAACCATCCACGAGAATGAAACCCTGACCCTGGATGTACTGGCGAATGACACGGATGAGGATCACAGCGATACCACCGCTAACTTCAGTCTAGACAGTGTGCAGATCGTTGATGGCGATGGTAATCCAGTCAGCGGCCAGGGCACGGTCAGTATCGTTAATAACCAATTACAGTTTGTGCCGGGCAGTGACTTTGACAGCCTGGCCACGGGTGAAACAGCGACGGTTACCGTACGTTATGTAATGTCCGATAATGAGGGAGCAACGTCAGAATCAACGGCTACCATCACGGTCACCGGCACCAATGATGCACCGGTGGCCAGCGCAGATATCCAAACCATCCACGAGAATGAAACCTTGACCCTGGATGTACTGGCCAATGACATGGATGAGGATCATAACGACAGTACAGCCAATTTCAGCCTGGACAGTGTGCAGATTGTTGATGGGGATGGTAATCCAGTCAACGGCCAGGGCACGGTCAGTATCATCAATAACCAATTGCAGTTTGTGCCGGGCAGTGACTTTGACAGCCTGGCCACCGGTGAAACGGAAACGGTCACGGTGCGTTATATAATGTCTGATGACGAGGGGGCGACGTCAGAATCCACAGCCACCCTCACCGCTACCGGTACCAATGATGCACCGGTCGCTAGTGTGGATACCCAAACCATCCATGAGAATGAAACCCTGACCCTGGATGTACTGGCTAATGATACGGATGGAGATCACAACGATAACACCGCCAACTTCAGCCTGGACAGTGTGCAGATCGTTGATGGCGATGGCAATCCGGTCAGTGGCCAGGGCACGGTGAGTATCGTCAATAACCAGTTACAGTTTGTGCCGGGCAGCGACTTTGACAGCCTGGCCACGGGTGAAACGGCGACGGTTACGGTGCGTTATATAATGTCTGATGACGAGGGGGCGACGTCAGAATCCACAGCCACCTTCACCGTCACCGGCACCAATGATGATCCAATCGCCCGTGCGGATACGGAAGCCACTCAAGAGAATGAAACCCTCACCCTGGATGTACTGGCGAATGACACGGATGAGGATCACAGCGATACCACCGCCAACTTCAGCCTAGACAGTGTGCAGATTGTTGATGGCGATGGCAATCCGGTCAGTGGCCAGGGCGCGGTGAGTATCGTTAATAACCAATTGCAGTTTGTGCCGGGCAGTGACTTTGACAGTCTGGCCACCGGTGAAACGGCGACGGTCATCGTACGTTATGTAATGTCCGATAACGAGGGATCCACCTCCGAGTCCACGGCCACCATCACTGTGACCGGCACCAATGATGCCCCGGTAGCCAGTGCAGATACCCAAACCATCCACGAGAATGAAACCCTGACCCTGAATGTACTGGCTAATGACACAGATAAGGATCACAACGATAGCGCTGCCAACTTCAGCCTGGACAGTGTGCAGATCGTTGATAGTGATGGCAATTCTGTCAGCGGCCAGGGTACGGTCAGTGTCGTCAATAACCAATTGCAGTTTGTGCCGGGCAGTGACTTTGACAGTCTGGCCACCGGTGAAACGGCGACGGTCATCGTACGTTATGTAATGTCCGATAACGAGGGAGCCACCTCCGAGTCCACGGCCACCATCACTGTGACCGGCACCAATGATGCCCCGGTAGCCAGTGCAGATACCCAAACCATCCACGAGAATGAAACCCTGACCCTGGATGTACTGGCGAATGACACGGATGAGGATCACAGCGATACCACCGCTAACTTCAGCCTAGACAGTGTGCAGATCGTTGATGGCGATGGTAATCCAGTCAGCGGCCAGGGTACGGTCAGTGTCGTCAATAACCAATTGCAGTTTGTGCCGGGCAGTGACTTTGACAGCCTGGCCACCGGTGAAACGGCGACGGTCATCGTACGTTATGTAATGTCCGATAACGAGGGAGCCACCTCCGAGTCCACGGCCACCATCACTGTGACCGGCACCAATGATGCCCCGGTAGCCAGTGCAGATACCCAAACCATCCACGAGAATGAAACCCTGACCCTGGATGTACTGGCGAATGACACGGATGAGGATCACAGCGATACCACCGCTAACTTCAGCCTAGACAGTGTGCAGATCGTTGATGGCGATGGTAATCCAGTCAGCGGCCAGGGTACGGTCAGCATTGTCAATAACCAGTTACAGTTTGTGCCGGGTAGTGACTTTGACAGTCTGGCCACGGGTGAAACGGCGACGGTCACCGTACGTTATGTAATGTCCGATAATGAGGGAGCAACGTCAGAATCAACCGCTACCATCACAGTCACCGGCACCAATGATGCACCGGTGGCCAGTGCGGATACCCAAACCATCCATGAGAATGAAACCCTCACCCTGGATGTGCTGGCTAATGACACGGATGCGGATCATAACGATAACACCGCCAACTTTAGCCTGGATAGTGTGCAGATCGTTGATGGGGATGGGAATCCGGTCAGTGGTCAGGGTACGGTCAGCATCGTCAATAACCAATTACAGTTTGTACCGGGCAGTGACTTTGACAGCCTGGCTACGGGTGAAACGGCGACGGTCATCGTACGTTATGTAATGTCCGATAATGAGGGAGCAACGTCAGAATCAACGGCTACCATCACAGTCACCGGCACCAATGATGCACCGGTCGCCAGGGCAGATACCCAAACCATCCATGAGAATGAAACCCTGACTCTGGATGTACTGGAAAATGATACGGATGAGGATCATAACGATAACACCGCCAACTTTAGCCTGGATAGTGTGCAGATCGTTGATGGGGATGGGAATCCGGTCAGTGGTCAGGGTACGGTCAGCATCGTCAATAATCAGTTACAGTTTGTGCCGGGCAGTGACTTTGACAGCCTGGCCACGGGTGAAACAGCGACGGTTACCGTACGTTATGTAATGTCCGATAATGAGGGAGCAACGTCAGAATCAACGGCTACCATCACGGTCACCGGCACCAATGATGCACCGGTGGCCAGTGCGGATACCCAAACCATCCACGAGAATGAAACCCTGACCCTGGATGTACTGGCGAATGACACGGATGAGGATCATAACGATAACACCGCCAACTTCAGCCTGGAGAGTGTGCAGATCGTTGATGGCGATGGCAATCCGGTCAGTGGCCAGGGCACGGTGAGTATCGTCAATAACCAGTTACAGTTTGTGCCGGGCAGTGACTTTGACAGCCTGGCCACCGGTGAAACGGTGATGGTCACCGTACGTTATGCAATGTCCGATAACGAGGGAGCCACCTCAGAGTCTACGGCCACCATTACGGTGACTGGTACCAATGATGCACCGATGGCCAGCAATAACTCGTTTACTCTAGAGGAAGATAATAGTTATACCTTCTCTGTCACTGATTTTGGGTTTAGTGATGTGGATGGCGATAGTCTCCATTCTGTCACTATTAGTCAGATTCCTGCTACTGGTGAACTCAAGCTGAATGGGCTAGTGGTGAGTGATGGGCAGGAGGTTGCGGCTGCTGATATTAGCTCTCTGGTATTTACACCAGTGGTCAACGCCCATGGTGATGATTATGCCGATATACAGTTTACAGTCAGTGACGGAACGATCAATAGTGCAATACAGACGCTGACATTTGATGTGTCCTCAGTCAATGACGGTCCCATAGCACTGGCAGATGGCAACATAACAAATCCGACCATCCCGATCCTGACATCCAATACTGATCAGGGTTTTGTAGTTAGTGCCAGTGGAGAAGTTAATAATTATTATGAGGCTTATAAAGCATTTGATGGAGTTGATGCCAGCAGTGCAAATAATACGAACTCCTGGGCTGTTGCAGGGAACTCTGGCTGGTTACAGGTGTATACCGGTGAACCCATTACGATTTGGCGCTATGACCTAAAGGCCATCGGTCGTGACCAGGGGCGTGAGCCTAGAGATTGGCAGTTACTAGGCAGTAATGATGGTGTGAACTTTGAAGTTATTGATAGCCACAACAGTGTTACTGACTGGTCACTGCGAGAGGTCAAGGACTTCGAGCTGGATGAGCCCGCCACCTTCCGTTATTTCAAGCTTGATATCAGCTCTAATAATGGAGATGGCTATACCGGTATTGATGGTTTTCAGTTGTTTCAGGTGGCAACGGCGGATGAGGGCGATAGCCTGGCGTTGGATGTACTTGCCAATGATATAGATGTTGATATCGATGATGGCCCAGCAAACTTCTCACTGGATAGCGCAGAAATTGTGGATGCTGATGGCAACGCCGTAACAGGTCAGGGTACGGTTAGCATCGTTAACAATCAGCTCCAGTTCGATTCTGGCAGTGATTTTGATTACCTTGGTGCTGGTGATAATGCGACTGTCCAGATCCGCTATACAATGAGTGATAATGAAGGTGCATCGTCGTCTGTTGAAACAACGATTGCTGTTAATGGTACGAATGATGTGCCGGTGGCCAGCGTTGATGTGGCTACTAGTCATGAGAATCAGAATCTGACCGTGAATGTGCTGGCCAACGACACCGATATGGATCATAACGATAGCTCTGCCAATTTTAGTCTGGACAGTGTGCAGATCGTTGATGGCGATGGCAATCCTGTCAGCGGCCAGGGTACGGTCAGTGTCGTCAATAACCAGTTGCAGTTTGTGCCGGGCAGTGACTTTGACAGCCTGGACACGGGTGAATCGGCGACGGTCATCGTACGTTATGTAATGTCCGATAACGAGGGGGCGACCTCCGAGTCTACGGCCACCATCACGGTCACCGGCACCAATGATACACCGGTGGCCAGCGCAGATACCCAAACCATCCACGAGAATGAAACCCTGACCCTGGATGTACTAGCCAATGATACTGATTTAGATCATAACGACGGTTCGGCTAATTTCACTCTGGACAGTGTGCAGGTTGTCGACGGCGATGGTAATCCGGCAACAGGTCAAGGCTCGGTGAGAATCGTCAACAACCAGCTGCAGTTTGTGCCGGGCAGTGATTTTGACAGTCTGGGCACGGGTGAAACGGCAACCGTCACTGTACGTTATGTCATGTCGGACAACGAAGGGGCAACATCAGAATCCACGGTCACCCTCACTGTGACCGGCACCAATGATGCGCCAGAAATAGGTACCATGGCTTACACACTGGAAGAAGATGGTTCTCTATTGCTTACTGCAGCCGACCTGCTGGCTACCAGTCATGATGTGGATAACCTGGAGCAAGAGCAGGTAGGTAGTGCCCTGATCAGTCGTGCAAATACTGATTCTGCTAGCGGTTACTCCTTTGTCCAGCTTGATCCGATCAGTATGGAAGGCATAGTGGAGTCCTGGAGTTTCTATTCAAGTAGTGGGGCTGGTAAGCAAGTCACACCATTGCTGATTGAAGAAGTGGGTGGGGAATATTTTATCCGGGGAATTGGTGCTACAAGAGTCAATACTGCAGAGGGTATTCAAAGCCATGACTTTGATTTGGTATCTGGTACCACAGAGGTGGGTAGTGGCAATTTTTATATTGGTTGGAAAGATGGTAGTACAACGTCCAATAATTCCGGTGTAATTGAAGGGGATATAGCTTCAGGAACCACTTCCTCTTTTGTACGCTGGTTTTCAACAAATGGATCCACTATAAGCTCTGATATGAATCTGGGTGGAGGGAGTTTCGGGTATCGGGACTATTCGATCCAGTTTACGATTTCCTCAGTGGAGCCGGTGGATGAGCTAAGTATTGAGTCAGTTAGTTACAGTGGCAGCGATGGGATGCTGATAGATAATGGCGACGGGACTTGGCGTTTTACACCAAATGAACACTTTAACGGTGATGTGGATCTGCAAATCACTGTTACCGATGGGAGTCTTTCGAATACCGCTGCAGCAACGCTGAGCGTTACGCCAGTTAATGATGCCCCAGATGTTTCCGGTCCAGTTAATGTGACGACACCGGAAGCAGTGAGCACGGTGGTGGTGACAGAGGCATTACTGCTTTCCAATACCGGTGATGTGGATGGCGATACACTCAGTGTTCAGGATGTGAGTATTAATGGCATTACGGCTCATCGGCATGACTTTCAGAGCAGCCTGGCGGCAGGCAGTGGCGGAGGAGTCACTATCAACGGGGATACGCTGACGCTAGCAGGGGGGGCGGCAGGTGTAGAAAATGTGGTACTGATTGATACTACTGGTGGAGGAACCAAAGGCAGTGATTTACATCTGGATTTCACTGTAACGCCAACCAGTCAACAAGGTACTCGCAATAACTTTATTGTCTTTGACTATGTGGATGCCAATAATTATAAGGCTATAGGGAGTTTCGATGGTGATGAGACGTCAAGGTGGGTTATTGATCAATATATCAATGGCTCTGCTACATCATTGGCTTCATATGATAGTACGGATAATTCCAGCCTTGATACAAGTCGCCACTATGAAATAGATATTACCAATAACCGGATCAGTTTGACTGTGGATGGTGTTGAGAAAGTTGCGCATCAGTTCAGCGAAAATGTTAGTGATGGTGATTTAGGTGTAATGAACACGGGAACTGCCGTCACTGAATACACACTTAATGGGGCAGACTGGGATATTTACCCAGATAATGAACATGCGGTTTATGACAACAATGATGGTACCTGGACTATTCGTACCGGGGATGATCTCAGTGGCGATCTGACGCTGAATTATAATGTCAGCGATGGTATTGAATTGACTGCAGCGACAGCAGTGGTTCCTATTACACGGCCAGAGCATACCATTGATCTTTCTTCTGACAGTAATATTACTAATGATGTTCTACCTCAGGAAACAACTGCCAGTGGAGATAGCCTTACGGTGACGTCTGTTGAGGGGCAGGCTGTATCAATATCAGGAAACACCACTATAACCGGTGAATATGGTTCTCTGATTATGGCTGCAGACGGGAGCTGGACTTATACACCTGATGCGGCATTCAATAATATTGATCTTGATAGTAACCTGATGGCTCGCTGGACCTTTGATGAAGGAACCGGTTCTACGGTTGCAGACAGCTCAAATGGTGGCAGCGTATCTGATGATGGGACTTTGGATGGTGCCACCTTTGTCGAGGGTGTTAGCGGCAGTGCCCTGTCCTTTGATGGAATAGATGACAAAGTTACCATTGTTAGTTCTGCTGATATTAATACTTATTCGGGCACCTCTGCAGAAGATAACATCGTGTCTAGTGATCTGACTGAGAGAACCATTAACCTTTCCTTTAAAATCGATCCATCCAATGACCTCAGTAGTACCCAGGTTCTCTATGAAGAGGGGGGGGCAATAAATGGTTTGGGTGAAAGTCTCATATTGACCACAACTAAACACTGCCACCTTTCTCTGGGAATGGTATGA
- a CDS encoding type I secretion C-terminal target domain-containing protein codes for MRLSPNGFNVYISDGSLYVGAWSEANSWDGTFIETSLDNLDAGWHSVTMVLDASGTTASERTVTGYLDGVDFGSQSSAVPVSAHSGAIAFGGVNGETKIHTGDSVSTTNYYFQGEVDEASLYNRALSNAEVKVLSNYDNTLTEIFNYTVNNGIHETTASLTVDVASPDTVDTGAANVSRGSVWTEISGSHLGFDGETSDWINNNTLEVSSSVSTYGLDGLNNGNFVELDGPTGGSADQLSLPVDTSSEQSFIVEFSLAQRIGGTSTPESSAIDIIWGGEVISRVTPQGGDWNRYRIALPAKDGVVSTDLILREVINDGLGSMLDDIRVYEMDSALGEPITVSLAASMNTMGETLTYEISDVPVGGSISAAVGDTGATVVQDSADPTIWRITSSSDLSGFVFTPAGDDAGMERLRIEAYSTDSEDGRNQVVSQDVSIMISPEGTVNITDSGSGPTLLGDTEDNLLLATSGNDILTGGSGADMFTWRNDVKGTSASAGNDTISDFNISEGDVLDIRDLLVDEENNDLTQYLSFDQTDASNPILEIRDTADGDITQKVTLQGVDLSSLGSTDAEIINSLLNNGNLNTDQ; via the coding sequence TTGAGACTTTCACCCAATGGTTTTAATGTTTATATTAGTGATGGTAGCTTGTATGTGGGAGCCTGGAGTGAGGCAAATAGCTGGGATGGTACCTTCATAGAGACAAGCCTTGATAATCTGGATGCAGGCTGGCACAGCGTCACAATGGTGTTGGATGCGTCTGGTACTACCGCCAGTGAAAGAACGGTGACAGGGTACCTGGACGGTGTGGATTTTGGTTCACAATCCAGTGCGGTGCCGGTAAGTGCACATTCCGGTGCGATTGCTTTTGGTGGCGTCAACGGCGAGACGAAGATACATACCGGTGATTCTGTTTCAACTACCAACTATTATTTTCAGGGCGAGGTTGATGAAGCCAGCCTTTATAACCGGGCACTTTCCAATGCGGAAGTTAAGGTGCTAAGCAACTATGACAATACGCTGACCGAAATATTCAACTATACCGTTAACAATGGAATTCATGAGACCACTGCATCCCTGACCGTGGACGTAGCGTCCCCGGATACAGTGGATACCGGTGCTGCTAACGTGTCCAGGGGCTCAGTTTGGACCGAAATCAGTGGTTCTCATCTGGGCTTTGACGGTGAGACATCGGATTGGATCAATAATAACACCCTTGAAGTTTCAAGTAGTGTGAGTACTTATGGGCTGGATGGTCTAAATAACGGTAATTTTGTTGAACTTGATGGTCCTACAGGTGGCTCTGCTGATCAGCTCAGCCTTCCTGTTGATACAAGCTCAGAACAGTCATTCATTGTTGAGTTTTCATTGGCTCAGCGAATTGGTGGGACTTCAACACCGGAAAGCAGTGCCATTGATATTATTTGGGGTGGAGAGGTCATTTCCCGCGTAACACCACAGGGAGGCGACTGGAACCGTTACCGGATTGCGTTACCAGCAAAGGACGGTGTTGTCAGCACCGATCTGATTTTACGGGAGGTCATCAATGATGGGCTAGGCTCCATGCTGGATGATATCCGGGTTTATGAAATGGATAGCGCCTTGGGTGAGCCGATTACCGTGAGCCTGGCTGCCAGTATGAACACCATGGGGGAAACGCTAACCTATGAAATAAGTGATGTACCGGTTGGAGGTTCTATCAGTGCAGCTGTCGGAGATACCGGGGCAACTGTGGTGCAGGACAGTGCTGATCCGACTATCTGGCGTATTACCAGTTCATCGGATTTATCGGGCTTTGTCTTTACACCCGCAGGCGATGATGCAGGTATGGAGCGCTTGCGCATTGAAGCTTACTCCACAGATTCGGAAGATGGCCGTAACCAGGTGGTCAGTCAGGATGTCAGTATCATGATCAGCCCCGAGGGTACTGTGAATATCACGGATAGTGGTAGTGGCCCAACATTATTGGGGGATACAGAGGACAACCTTCTGCTGGCGACTTCAGGAAACGATATTCTTACCGGTGGCAGCGGTGCTGATATGTTCACCTGGAGAAATGATGTCAAGGGCACATCAGCCAGTGCTGGTAATGACACTATTTCAGATTTCAATATCAGCGAAGGCGATGTACTGGATATCCGCGATTTGCTGGTGGATGAAGAAAATAATGACCTGACCCAGTATCTGTCATTTGATCAAACAGATGCGTCTAACCCGATTCTGGAAATTCGGGATACGGCAGATGGAGACATTACCCAGAAAGTGACTC